GAACCCATTATGACCCCCCTCGAAAGCTCATGGCTATGCAGCGACCAGGTCCTTACGATAGGCCAGGAGCTGGCAGAGGATATAATAGCATTGGCAGAGGAGCTGGTTTTGAGAGGATGAGGCGGGGGGCATATGGTGGAGGGTATGGAGGCTATGATGACTATGGTGGCTATAACGATGGGTATGGCTTTGGGTCTGATAGATTTGGAAGAGACCTCAATTATTGTTTCTCAGGAATGTCAGATCACAGATATGGAGATGGTGGGTCCAGTTTCCAGAGCACCACAGGGCATTGTGTACACATGAGGGGGTTACCTTACAGAGCTACCGAGAatgatatttacaattttttctcCCCTCTTAATCCCATGAGAGTACACATTGAAATTGGACCAGATGGCAGAGTTACTGGTGAGGCAGATGTTGAATTTGCTACTCATGAAGATGCTGTGGCAGCTATGGCAAAAGATAAAGCTAATATGCAACACAGATATGTGGAGCTCTTTTTGAACTCTACTGCAGGAACAAGTGGAGGGGCTTATGATCACAGCTATGTAGAACTCTTTTTGAATTCTACAGCAGGGGCAAGTGGTGGTGCTTATGGTAGCCAAATGATGGGAGGGATGGGCTTATCCAACCAGTCTAGTTATGGGGGTCCTGCCAGCCAGCAGCTGAGTGGTGGTTATGGAGGTGGTTATGGTGGTCAGAGCAGTATGAGTGGTTATGACCAAGTTCTGCAGGAAAACTCCAGTGACTATCAGTCAAACCTTGCTTAGGTAGAGAAAGCATTAAACAGCTACTACAGAAATAAAAGCTGTGCATTTATGGGAGCTGAATAGAATGGGAGGGATGTCTAGTATATCCAGTATGATTGgtaaatgggaaataaaattgattCTGATCACTCTTGGtcagctttctttcctttcttcctttctttctcttttttaagaaAACCAACAAAAGTTAAGTTTAACAGTTTTGCATTACAGGCTTGTAATTCATGCTTACTGTAAAGTGGAAGTCAAGATTGTTTTCAAACTTTAAGCTCAGTAAATTTGAACACTGAAACATTCATCTAGGAAGTAATAACAAAGTTCAGTATTGACCATAACTGTTAAAACAACTTTCAGCTTTCCTCAAGTTAGTTATGTTGTAGGAGTGTACCTAAGCAGTAAGCATATTTAGGTTAAAGCAGTTTCACTTATGTTAAATGTTGCTCTTATACCACAATACATTGAAAACTTCAGATGCATGTTGAGAAACATGCTTTTCTGTAAAACTCAAATATAGGAGCTGTGTCTACGATTCAAAGTGAAAACATTTGGCATGTTTGTTAATTCTAGCTTTTGATTTAATAATCTGTAAGGCACGTGAGTGtacacttttactttttttttttaagatctggGACAATTTTGAGCTGTAATACCAATAATTTAGGAGTTTGGTCATGTTATTTGTATGAAATTCTGAGgctttgatttaaatatttccttgtaTTGTGATTTCCATTTAGATGTATTGTACTAAGTGAAACTTGTTaaataaatcttccttttaaaaactggaaaaataatcttgtatagcttgatttttttttttacattgttctATTATACGGGCACATTTGACTTAAAATCCTCTGCCATtgaaatttaagtttttaattttaaactacaGATGATACATAAGCTTTTAAATGTATACATCATTGTATATATTATTACTAAGATTCCTAGAAGTAGACTTGATTAGttaaagaaacacattttaaaaacttttgattTGTCTTACCAGAAAGGTTAAAACTCCACCTGGTAAAAACTCCACTGGCAGTGCATGCTTTATTATTCCCCTCAAtaccctggattttttttttttttttttttttttggtaccaggggtgcttaaccactgagccacatcatcagccctttttacgttttattttgagacagggtcccactaagttgtttagggcctaagttgctgaggctagctttgatgttttttttttttttgttgttgttgttgttttttgcggggcaggtactggggattgaaatcaggggcactggaccacatctccagcccttgagGTTGGCTTTTAACTtttcatcctcctacctcagcctcccaagctgccaggattacaggcatttgctacCACGCCTGGATTTATACCCTCTATAACAATGTACATTATTCATTTTGATCTGTGCCAGTTTGTTAGTTGAAAGTGATATCCTAttgctattttaatttgtattttttgattaattaaGGTCAAACATTTTCCTGTTTCTAAACATTACCATTTCCATAGGACTCGTAGAGACTGTACCATTAAACCACCCCTTCCTTTCAGGTTTTTCAAGGGCATCTAAGCTTGTTTTAAACCAGTGATTCTCCAACTTCATTATGCATcgacatcattttttttaatatttattttttacttataggcgtacacaatatctttatactTAATgcggtgctgagcatcaaactcagtgcctcacgcattttaggcgagtgctctaccactgagccacacccccagcccctcagcatcattttttaaaaaatatttttgttttagttgtagttggacacaatacctttattttattcttatgtggtgctgaggatcgaacccagcgacctgcacgtgctaggcaagcactctgagccataaccccagcccgcATCAGCATCTTTTTAGGACCTATTAAAACATTGCTGGGTTCTGTCCTTGGAAGTTTCTAAGTAGTGGCACTCAAAAATATGCTGATACTGCCAGTCTCAAGACCATGTTTTGAGACATGTCACAGTTCTCCAGCTGCTAAAGGTCCAACACTAAAAGAGCATGATCCCtttatgccttcatttttttcctgtagcaagtagtttataaatttcttttaaattataagcCATATATTATTTATGATATCTTGGACCTCACACGAGGATTTCAAGTTGTCATTTTGGCCCCTTTGGGGGTATCTTAAATTTCTGTTCAGATCACAGTGATTTCTAACCAGCTGCATGGAACTATTTATCTGTAGATCTTCTGACTATCTTGGAATTAGACTGTTATCCTCAGGCTGTTTAAGCCTGGAATCAGAGAAATACCCTGAGATATGAAATAGCAGATACCACCTAACCCCATTTTATTCAGGGAAACTTCATTGAGTACTATTTCTAGAAAAGCCTTCAAACTGAAGATGCAGTGGGAGATTTGAGATTCTCTGATGATTCATAATTTCTGTAGTAGTTGCCagaagccaggcatagtggcacacacctgtaatcccagcaacttgggaggttgaggcagaaggattgtaaatttgaggtcagcctgggcaatttaaggagaccttgtctcaaaagacaaaaggctaggaatgtagctcagtgttaaagcaaccctgagttcaatccccagtaccacaaaacaaaacacaatataGACAACAGTTgtcaggaatgaaaaaaaatctgttttgacTATTATTGAGCCAGTTATCTTGCTCTTCTAAGTGCTTTTCTCTGAGGGTAAACTAGTAG
This sequence is a window from Ictidomys tridecemlineatus isolate mIctTri1 chromosome X, mIctTri1.hap1, whole genome shotgun sequence. Protein-coding genes within it:
- the Hnrnph2 gene encoding heterogeneous nuclear ribonucleoprotein H2 is translated as MMLSTEGREGFVVKVRGLPWSCSADEVMRFFSDCKIQNGTSGIRFIYTREGRPSGEAFVELESEDEVKLALKKDRETMGHRYVEVFKSNSVEMDWVLKHTGPNSPDTANDGFVRLRGLPFGCSKEEIVQFFSGLEIVPNGMTLPVDFQGRSTGEAFVQFASQEIAEKALKKHKERIGHRYIEIFKSSRAEVRTHYDPPRKLMAMQRPGPYDRPGAGRGYNSIGRGAGFERMRRGAYGGGYGGYDDYGGYNDGYGFGSDRFGRDLNYCFSGMSDHRYGDGGSSFQSTTGHCVHMRGLPYRATENDIYNFFSPLNPMRVHIEIGPDGRVTGEADVEFATHEDAVAAMAKDKANMQHRYVELFLNSTAGTSGGAYDHSYVELFLNSTAGASGGAYGSQMMGGMGLSNQSSYGGPASQQLSGGYGGGYGGQSSMSGYDQVLQENSSDYQSNLA